Proteins encoded by one window of Channa argus isolate prfri chromosome 1, Channa argus male v1.0, whole genome shotgun sequence:
- the tinagl1 gene encoding tubulointerstitial nephritis antigen-like isoform X1: MKLILLTVAALLLVVEDGTADRILSRRTKRELASPLHVGGIRDPFGSYCQRRGGCCPGRDDLCTVPYLDTICYCDLFCNRTVSDCCPDFWNHCLDIDPPFIGSCERNGNKFFTGQTYKDNCNLCTCGTSGRWECEQNACLIEPDMIHAVNRGNYGWKASNYSQLYGMTLDEGIRYRLGTQRPSRTIMSMNEIQMNMDPQSDRLPLYFNSAEKWPGKIHEPLDQGNCAASWAFSTAAVASDRISIQSMGHMTPQLSPQNLISCDTRNQGGCAGGRIDGAWWYLRRRGVVTENCYPYQPQEQTPVEVGRCMMQSRMIGRGKRQATQRCPNTHNDHNDIYQSTPPYRLSSNEKEIMKEIMDNGPVQAIMEVHEDFFVYKSGIYKHTDVSFTKPSQYRKHGTHSIRITGWGEERNFDGTSKKYWIAANSWGKNWGEDGYFRIARGDNECEIETFVIGVWGRITMEDMHSHHHHHHRRRHI, translated from the exons ATGAAACTCATCCTGTTGACTGTGGCAGCGCTGCTCCTAGTGGTGGAAGACGGCACTGCGGACAGAATCCTGTCCAGAAGAACCAAGAGGGAGCTTGCCAGCCCGCTACATGTTGGTGGCATCAGGGACCCATTTGGCTCGTATTgccagaggagaggaggatgcTGCCCCGGCAGAGACGACCTGTGCACAGTGCCCTACCTGGACACCATCTGCTACTGCGACCTGTTCTGCAACCGCACTGTCTCTGACTGCTGCCCTGACTTCTGGAATCACTGTTTAGACATAGATCCACCTTTCATTG GCTCTTGTGAAAGGAATGGAAACAAGTTTTTTACAGGgcagacatacaaagacaactGCAATTTATG tACATGTGGGACCTCAGGGCGATGGGAGTGTGAACAGAATGCCTGCCTGATAGAGCCTGACATGATTCATGCAGTCAACAGAGGAAACTATGG gtggAAAGCATCTAATTACAGTCAGCTGTATGGCATGACTCTGGACGAGGGCATCCGGTACCGACTGGGTACCCAGCGACCGTCCCGAACTATAATGAGCATGAACGAAATCCAG ATGAACATGGATCCTCAGAGTGATCGTCTGCCACTCTACTTCAACTCAGCAGAGAAGTGGCCAGGAAAGATTCATGAACCACTGGATCAGGGCAATTGTGCTGCTTCATGGGCTTTCTCAACTGCAG CTGTGGCATCAGACAGAATCTCCATCCAATCGATGGGTCACATGACTCCTCAGCTGTCCCCCCAAAATCTTATTTCATGTGACACACGGAACCAGGGAGGCTGTGCTGGGGGACGCATAGATGGAGCCTGGTGGTATCTCCGGCGTAGGGG AgtagtgacagaaaactgtTACCCCTACCAACCCCAAGAGCAAACACCAGTGGAAGTGGGCCGTTGTATGATGCAGAGTCGCATGATTGGCCGGGGAAAAAGACAGGCCACACAGCGCTGCCCCAACACACACAACGACCACAATGACATCTACCAGTCTACGCCACCCTACAGGCTCTCATCCAAT GAAAAGGAGATTATGAAAGAGATTATGGATAATGGCCCTGTACAAG CTATTATGGAGGTCCATGAGGACTTCTTTGTCTATAAAAGTGGGATCTACAAACACACTGACGTCAGCTTCACCAAACCTTCCCAATACCGCAAACATGGCACACACTCAATCAGGATCACTGG TtggggagaggagagaaacTTTGATGGCACTTCAAAGAAATACTGG ATTGCTGCCAACTCCTGGGGAAAGAACTGGGGGGAAGACGGCTACTTCCGTATTGCTCGCGGAGACAATGAGTGTGAGATTGAAACGTTTGTCATTGGAGTTTGGG
- the tinagl1 gene encoding tubulointerstitial nephritis antigen-like isoform X2: protein MKLILLTVAALLLVVEDGTADRILSRRTKRELASPLHVGGIRDPFGSYCQRRGGCCPGRDDLCTVPYLDTICYCDLFCNRTVSDCCPDFWNHCLDIDPPFIGSCERNGNKFFTGQTYKDNCNLCTCGTSGRWECEQNACLIEPDMIHAVNRGNYGWKASNYSQLYGMTLDEGIRYRLGTQRPSRTIMSMNEIQMNMDPQSDRLPLYFNSAEKWPGKIHEPLDQGNCAASWAFSTAAVASDRISIQSMGHMTPQLSPQNLISCDTRNQGGCAGGRIDGAWWYLRRRGVVTENCYPYQPQEQTPVEVGRCMMQSRMIGRGKRQATQRCPNTHNDHNDIYQSTPPYRLSSNEKEIMKEIMDNGPVQAIMEVHEDFFVYKSGIYKHTDVSFTKPSQYRKHGTHSIRITGPDCNTCEYASHPV, encoded by the exons ATGAAACTCATCCTGTTGACTGTGGCAGCGCTGCTCCTAGTGGTGGAAGACGGCACTGCGGACAGAATCCTGTCCAGAAGAACCAAGAGGGAGCTTGCCAGCCCGCTACATGTTGGTGGCATCAGGGACCCATTTGGCTCGTATTgccagaggagaggaggatgcTGCCCCGGCAGAGACGACCTGTGCACAGTGCCCTACCTGGACACCATCTGCTACTGCGACCTGTTCTGCAACCGCACTGTCTCTGACTGCTGCCCTGACTTCTGGAATCACTGTTTAGACATAGATCCACCTTTCATTG GCTCTTGTGAAAGGAATGGAAACAAGTTTTTTACAGGgcagacatacaaagacaactGCAATTTATG tACATGTGGGACCTCAGGGCGATGGGAGTGTGAACAGAATGCCTGCCTGATAGAGCCTGACATGATTCATGCAGTCAACAGAGGAAACTATGG gtggAAAGCATCTAATTACAGTCAGCTGTATGGCATGACTCTGGACGAGGGCATCCGGTACCGACTGGGTACCCAGCGACCGTCCCGAACTATAATGAGCATGAACGAAATCCAG ATGAACATGGATCCTCAGAGTGATCGTCTGCCACTCTACTTCAACTCAGCAGAGAAGTGGCCAGGAAAGATTCATGAACCACTGGATCAGGGCAATTGTGCTGCTTCATGGGCTTTCTCAACTGCAG CTGTGGCATCAGACAGAATCTCCATCCAATCGATGGGTCACATGACTCCTCAGCTGTCCCCCCAAAATCTTATTTCATGTGACACACGGAACCAGGGAGGCTGTGCTGGGGGACGCATAGATGGAGCCTGGTGGTATCTCCGGCGTAGGGG AgtagtgacagaaaactgtTACCCCTACCAACCCCAAGAGCAAACACCAGTGGAAGTGGGCCGTTGTATGATGCAGAGTCGCATGATTGGCCGGGGAAAAAGACAGGCCACACAGCGCTGCCCCAACACACACAACGACCACAATGACATCTACCAGTCTACGCCACCCTACAGGCTCTCATCCAAT GAAAAGGAGATTATGAAAGAGATTATGGATAATGGCCCTGTACAAG CTATTATGGAGGTCCATGAGGACTTCTTTGTCTATAAAAGTGGGATCTACAAACACACTGACGTCAGCTTCACCAAACCTTCCCAATACCGCAAACATGGCACACACTCAATCAGGATCACTGG cCCAGACTGCAATACGTGTGAATACGCTTCCCACCCAGTCTAA
- the cfap300 gene encoding cilia- and flagella-associated protein 300 — translation MAGDKCAAEQSFYFSPLSSKTFSFLRNKDTLKLLMKWSMLGRISAQSYSFDQSFCPYNSETFALCFFRDPQVVSSLTKMDAAVWVPLDKPVVSVDVEVVPCTSVSMELFDPLYRCGILRPSGQVVKCFHDVYPDYNELRQMLQDEDSEHYYVVGRESRGEFLFRLFKHLCLGGELCQYEDTIDPYISTTKDMYKDLISVQKDPETKKISVISTVLKVFAYDEGGRGYPGRQDEKQTFAYLIVDPFKRHVTLFCHIYGVGNFTP, via the exons ATGGCAGGAGACAAATGCGCGGCGGagcaaagtttttatttttctcctctttcctccaAGACGTTCTCTTTCCTTCGGAACAAAGATACTTTAAAATTGTTAATGAAATG GTCCATGCTGGGAAGGATTTCCGCTCAGTCTTACAGCTTTGATCAGAGCTTTTGTCCTTACAACAGTGAAACGTTTGCATTG TGTTTCTTCAGAGACCCTCAAGTTGTATCCAGTCTGACAAAGATGGATGCTGCAGTCTGGGTACCTCTTG acaAGCCTGTGGTCTCTGTTGATGTTGAGGTGGTGCCGTGCACTTCAGTCTCCATGGAGCTGTTTGACCCACTCTACCGTTGTGGGATCCTGAGGCCCTCTGGACAAGTAGTTAAATGCTTTCATGATGTCTACCCTGACTATAATGAACTAAGACAG ATGTTACAGGACGAGGACTCTGAACATTACTATGTAGTTGGGAGGGAGTCGCGTGGAGAATTTCTATTTCGCCTCTTCAAACACCTGTGTCTTGGAGGGGAGCTGTGTCAGTATGAAGACACCATCGATCCATACATCAGCACCACAAAGGATATGTACAAAGACCTTATCAG TGTGCAGAAGGACCCAGAGACCAAGAAAATCAGTGTTATCTCCACAGTACTTAAAGTCTTTGCCTAC GACGAGGGGGGACGAGGTTACCCTGGAAGACAAGATGAGAAGCAGACGTTTGCCTATTTGATTGTAGACCCTTTCAAACGACACGTGACCTTGTTCTGCCACATTTATGGTGTTGGAAACTTCACACCGTGA